A single window of Senegalia massiliensis DNA harbors:
- a CDS encoding DUF896 domain-containing protein translates to MLSKEKISRINELAKKSKIGNLSDDEKKEQKKLREEYLKSFRKNFKSQLDSIEIVD, encoded by the coding sequence ATGTTATCAAAAGAAAAAATTTCAAGAATAAATGAATTAGCAAAAAAATCAAAGATAGGCAATCTTTCTGACGATGAAAAAAAGGAACAGAAAAAACTAAGAGAAGAATATTTGAAATCTTTTAGAAAAAATTTTAAAAGTCAGTTAGATTCTATAGAAATAGTAGACTAA
- a CDS encoding aminopeptidase, with amino-acid sequence MSEETKGKKLQKTLTHKWDNVWEKIEQNENEKIFEFGDDYKEFLNVSKTERLATDEIIRIAEENGYENLDKLIKNESKLKPGQKIYANNKGKSVVMYIIGTEDITEGMNIIGSHVDAPRIDLKQFPLYEDSELALLKTHYYGGIKKYQWVSLPLALHGVIVKNNGEKINISIGEDENDPIFMITDLLPHLAKDQMSKKLSEGITGEGLNIVIGSIPYNEKDLNEKIKLNILNTLNEKYDITEQDFTTAEFQAVPAGKARDLGLDRSLIAAYAHDDRVCAYTSLRAILDIDNPTKTAVALFADKEEIGSVGNTGMNSLFFENITAEVVSLVKDNYNELLLKRTLLNSRVLSADVSAGFDPNYPEVLDKRNAPFIGKGITLVKYTGARGKGGSNDANAEYISDVRRIFNENNIVWQMGELGKVDQGGGGTIAYMLSKYGMEVVDCGVPVLSMHAPYEVVSKADVYMTYKGYNAFYKA; translated from the coding sequence ATGTCAGAAGAAACAAAGGGGAAAAAACTACAGAAAACTTTAACTCATAAGTGGGACAATGTATGGGAAAAAATTGAACAAAATGAAAATGAAAAGATATTTGAATTTGGAGATGATTATAAAGAGTTTTTAAATGTATCAAAGACAGAAAGATTGGCAACAGATGAAATTATAAGAATAGCTGAAGAAAATGGATATGAAAACTTAGATAAGCTTATAAAAAATGAATCAAAGTTAAAACCTGGTCAAAAAATTTATGCTAATAATAAAGGGAAATCAGTAGTTATGTATATTATAGGAACTGAAGATATTACAGAAGGCATGAATATTATTGGCTCTCATGTGGACGCACCAAGAATAGATTTAAAACAGTTTCCATTATACGAAGATTCAGAATTAGCATTACTTAAAACTCATTATTATGGAGGAATAAAGAAATATCAATGGGTATCATTACCTCTTGCTCTTCATGGTGTTATAGTAAAAAATAATGGGGAAAAAATAAATATTTCTATAGGTGAAGATGAAAATGATCCTATATTTATGATAACAGATTTATTACCACATTTAGCTAAAGACCAAATGTCTAAAAAGTTAAGCGAAGGTATAACTGGAGAGGGGCTTAATATAGTTATCGGAAGTATTCCATATAATGAAAAAGATTTAAATGAAAAAATCAAATTAAATATTTTAAATACATTAAATGAGAAATATGATATTACAGAACAAGATTTTACAACAGCAGAGTTTCAAGCAGTTCCTGCTGGTAAGGCTAGAGATTTAGGTTTAGACAGGAGTCTTATAGCAGCTTATGCCCATGATGATAGAGTTTGTGCATATACATCTCTTCGTGCTATTTTAGATATAGACAATCCTACTAAAACTGCAGTTGCATTATTTGCAGACAAGGAAGAAATAGGTAGTGTAGGAAACACTGGTATGAATTCTTTATTTTTTGAAAATATAACAGCAGAAGTAGTATCTTTAGTAAAAGATAACTATAATGAATTATTATTAAAAAGAACATTACTTAATTCTAGAGTATTATCTGCTGATGTATCAGCAGGATTTGATCCAAATTATCCAGAAGTATTAGATAAAAGAAATGCACCTTTCATTGGAAAAGGTATAACACTTGTAAAATATACTGGTGCTCGTGGAAAAGGTGGAAGTAATGATGCTAATGCAGAATATATTTCTGATGTAAGAAGAATATTTAATGAAAATAATATTGTATGGCAAATGGGTGAATTAGGAAAAGTAGATCAAGGTGGTGGAGGCACCATAGCATATATGTTATCAAAATATGGTATGGAGGTAGTAGACTGTGGTGTTCCAGTACTAAGTATGCATGCTCCTTATGAAGTAGTTAGTAAGGCAGATGTATATATGACATATAAGGGATACAATGCTTTTTATAAAGCATAA
- a CDS encoding selenium metabolism-associated LysR family transcriptional regulator, with the protein MDFRQLETFVQVIDSKSFSKAANNLYLTQPTVTSHIQNLEKEVGTALLNRSNKNITYTKAGSILYDYAKEIINLKDTVHFKLGEYKGKIEGNLLVSSSTIPKLYILPYLLKDFVEIYPNVTIDMMRNNSKDVIKDILDNNMNFGIVGAKLDNKNLEYIELIEDELVLISSKSLTPKKNQKLSLDDIKNEKFIMRKPGSGSRLLLETALKQVNQNINKFNVVATSESNETIKKLVELNVGISFISKLAIKEEIKRGVLKSYTINNLNLNRKFYFVYHKKRNLSPLANTFKNFVLDWIKKTKNGD; encoded by the coding sequence GATTCTAAGAGTTTTTCTAAGGCAGCAAATAATTTATATTTAACACAACCTACTGTAACAAGTCATATTCAAAATCTAGAAAAAGAAGTAGGTACAGCTTTACTAAATAGATCAAACAAAAATATAACTTATACTAAAGCTGGTAGTATCCTTTATGATTATGCAAAAGAAATTATTAATTTAAAAGATACTGTCCATTTTAAGCTTGGAGAATATAAAGGTAAAATTGAAGGTAATCTATTAGTATCATCAAGTACTATCCCTAAATTATACATATTGCCTTATCTTTTAAAAGATTTTGTTGAAATATACCCTAATGTTACAATTGATATGATGCGTAACAATTCAAAAGATGTAATTAAAGATATTTTAGATAATAATATGAATTTTGGAATTGTAGGAGCAAAATTAGATAATAAAAATTTAGAGTATATTGAACTAATAGAAGATGAATTAGTTTTAATTTCATCAAAATCTTTAACTCCGAAAAAAAATCAAAAGCTAAGCTTAGATGATATAAAAAACGAAAAATTCATTATGAGAAAACCAGGCTCTGGTTCACGTCTTTTATTAGAAACTGCTTTAAAACAAGTTAATCAAAATATAAATAAATTTAACGTTGTTGCAACAAGTGAAAGTAATGAAACAATAAAAAAATTGGTAGAACTTAATGTGGGTATAAGTTTTATTTCTAAATTAGCTATAAAAGAAGAAATTAAAAGAGGTGTATTAAAATCTTATACAATTAACAATTTAAATTTAAATAGAAAATTTTATTTTGTATATCATAAAAAAAGAAATTTATCTCCTCTTGCAAATACTTTTAAAAACTTCGTCTTAGATTGGATTAAAAAAACAAAAAACGGGGACTAA
- a CDS encoding chemotaxis protein CheW — MSEKQFVVFKLDGEEYGINIINVKEIGIYKEPVKIPNSPEFIEGIINYRGEVIPIVNLKKRFNLNDLIISNNTRVIIININDKQVGFVVDEASQTIRIDEEHIENTPEMVTRIDSEYITGVGKVEDRLILIIDLEKVLTDSEKQKIEKLEVD; from the coding sequence GTGTCAGAAAAACAGTTTGTAGTATTTAAATTAGATGGAGAGGAATATGGTATAAATATAATAAATGTAAAAGAAATTGGTATATATAAAGAGCCTGTAAAAATACCAAATTCTCCAGAATTTATAGAAGGTATAATTAACTATAGAGGAGAAGTTATTCCAATAGTTAATTTGAAAAAAAGATTTAATTTAAATGATTTAATAATAAGTAATAATACACGTGTAATAATTATAAATATAAATGATAAACAAGTAGGATTTGTGGTAGATGAAGCTTCACAAACAATAAGAATAGATGAAGAGCATATTGAAAATACACCTGAAATGGTAACTAGAATAGATTCAGAATATATAACAGGTGTAGGAAAAGTTGAAGATAGATTAATTTTAATAATTGATTTAGAAAAAGTATTAACGGATAGTGAAAAACAAAAAATAGAAAAGCTTGAAGTTGACTAA
- a CDS encoding sensor histidine kinase has translation MIVLDDILTGNKISKVLDRTIDSIEAGKREIFEISETIREECQKLNNEIDELKKKIKDKIKEIDKIEIEEMKSRNKLAEVSKNFIKYSEEDIKNAYEVANDYRIKLMITRKEEKDLIHQRNNLEMKLKTNYNNLKRAERVTAQIGVALKYLTENANKVSKTVENLNKKQLLGIKIIKAQEEERQRVARDVHDGPAQMLANVILKTEITEKMINIDNEKAVGELRELKTIVRASLKDVRKIIYDLRPMSLDDLGLIPTIKRYSEFFYEETAIEVNIKVLAMEQELDVYRNLTIFRIVQEALNNVKKHSEATQVLILIESNEKSFNLVIKDNGKGFDLDKVDTTSNDINCGYGIMGIKERAILLDAILDIKSEKDKGTKITLTIPMNREGESYE, from the coding sequence GTGATTGTACTGGATGATATACTAACAGGTAATAAAATAAGTAAAGTACTTGACAGAACAATAGATTCAATAGAAGCCGGAAAGAGAGAAATTTTTGAAATATCTGAAACTATAAGGGAAGAATGTCAAAAACTTAATAACGAGATAGATGAATTAAAGAAAAAAATAAAAGATAAAATAAAAGAAATTGATAAAATAGAGATAGAAGAAATGAAAAGTAGAAATAAACTTGCTGAGGTAAGTAAGAACTTTATAAAGTACAGTGAAGAAGATATAAAAAATGCATATGAAGTTGCAAATGATTATAGAATTAAACTTATGATAACAAGAAAAGAAGAAAAAGATTTAATTCATCAGCGAAATAATTTGGAAATGAAATTAAAAACAAATTATAATAATTTAAAAAGAGCTGAGAGGGTAACAGCTCAAATAGGTGTTGCTTTAAAATATTTAACTGAAAATGCTAATAAAGTATCAAAAACAGTTGAAAATTTAAACAAAAAACAATTATTAGGAATTAAAATAATAAAAGCTCAAGAAGAAGAGAGGCAGAGGGTTGCAAGGGATGTCCATGATGGACCAGCTCAAATGCTTGCAAATGTAATTTTAAAAACAGAAATAACTGAAAAAATGATAAACATTGATAATGAAAAAGCAGTAGGAGAATTAAGAGAATTAAAAACTATTGTACGGGCCAGCTTAAAGGATGTAAGAAAAATTATCTACGATTTACGACCTATGAGTTTAGATGATTTAGGTCTAATACCAACAATAAAGAGATATTCTGAATTCTTTTATGAAGAAACAGCAATTGAAGTAAATATAAAGGTATTAGCAATGGAGCAAGAATTGGATGTATATAGAAATCTTACAATTTTTAGAATAGTTCAAGAAGCTTTAAATAATGTTAAAAAACACTCTGAAGCTACTCAAGTTCTCATTTTGATAGAATCTAATGAAAAGAGTTTTAATTTAGTAATAAAAGATAATGGTAAAGGGTTTGATTTAGATAAGGTTGATACTACAAGTAATGATATAAACTGTGGTTATGGAATTATGGGAATAAAAGAAAGAGCAATATTATTAGATGCTATTTTAGATATAAAATCAGAGAAAGACAAAGGAACTAAAATAACACTTACAATACCAATGAATAGAGAGGGGGAGTCTTATGAGTAA
- a CDS encoding response regulator: MSKISLMIADDHSLMRQGLKKILELDNEFIVISEASNGREAINKGIEKCPDVILLDINMPKINGIEALRRLKESGINSKIIILTIHDDREYLEQTIKIGADGYVLKDADSDTLMDAIRDVNNGKTYIQQSLTTLLVKGYKDENEYQQKLKRDSLTKREYDVITLIAEGLNNKEIGERLCISEKTVKNHVSNIFKKIDVTDRIQAAIFAFKNNIKKI, translated from the coding sequence ATGAGTAAGATTTCACTGATGATAGCAGATGATCATTCATTAATGAGACAAGGATTAAAGAAAATTTTAGAGTTAGATAATGAATTTATAGTTATTTCTGAAGCTTCTAATGGTAGAGAAGCAATAAATAAAGGTATAGAAAAATGTCCTGATGTGATATTATTAGATATTAACATGCCAAAAATAAATGGAATAGAAGCATTAAGACGTTTAAAGGAATCGGGTATAAACTCTAAAATAATAATTTTAACTATACATGATGATAGAGAGTACTTGGAACAAACTATAAAAATTGGGGCAGATGGATATGTATTGAAAGATGCTGATTCAGATACATTGATGGATGCAATAAGAGATGTAAATAATGGTAAAACTTATATCCAACAAAGCTTAACAACATTACTTGTTAAGGGGTATAAAGATGAAAATGAATATCAACAAAAATTAAAAAGAGATTCATTAACTAAAAGAGAATATGATGTAATAACACTTATTGCAGAAGGCTTAAATAATAAAGAAATAGGCGAAAGGTTATGTATAAGTGAAAAAACAGTTAAAAATCACGTTTCTAATATATTTAAAAAAATTGATGTAACTGATAGAATTCAAGCTGCCATTTTTGCATTTAAAAATAACATAAAAAAAATATAA
- a CDS encoding substrate-binding domain-containing protein, with protein MAVTIKDVAKLSGVSISTVSRVINDSKPVSPEVKRKVLEVIEEIGYKPNEIARTLVTKKSYLIGVIVTDLADSYVADMVRGIEEIGKMYNYDILLCSSYGDKEAELKYIQLLNRKQVEGMILISSTLDDEVDKKVSEYDIPFVYLSRYSKSEKYPTVSIDYHFAAYEMTKYLISLGHKKIGYVGYLEDENSTQYEKLNGYKRAMNEMELDSSYIFKTKGLNIREGYSALNSSLTENGVTALLCSSDKIAIGALNYCYDNNIKTPEDISIVGFGDIQIASLIRPKLTTVKEPFYDIGAVAIRKIIKELSKEPSEEKHIKLPYQIQKRDSSRKL; from the coding sequence TTGGCAGTAACAATCAAAGATGTAGCAAAATTATCAGGAGTATCAATATCAACAGTTTCACGAGTCATAAATGATTCAAAACCCGTAAGTCCAGAAGTTAAACGAAAGGTATTAGAGGTGATAGAAGAGATTGGTTATAAGCCTAATGAAATAGCAAGAACATTAGTTACTAAGAAATCTTATTTGATAGGAGTTATAGTGACAGATTTAGCAGATTCATATGTTGCAGATATGGTAAGAGGAATTGAAGAAATAGGAAAAATGTATAACTATGATATTTTACTTTGTAGTAGCTATGGAGATAAAGAAGCTGAACTTAAATATATTCAGCTGCTAAACAGAAAGCAAGTAGAGGGGATGATATTAATATCTTCTACACTTGATGATGAAGTTGATAAAAAAGTTAGTGAGTATGATATACCATTTGTATATTTAAGCAGGTATTCTAAATCTGAGAAGTATCCAACAGTAAGTATTGATTATCATTTTGCTGCTTATGAAATGACAAAATATCTTATAAGTTTAGGACATAAAAAAATTGGATATGTAGGGTATTTAGAAGATGAGAATTCCACACAATATGAAAAACTAAATGGTTATAAAAGGGCAATGAATGAAATGGAGTTAGATTCTTCATATATATTTAAAACAAAAGGACTAAATATACGAGAAGGATATAGCGCATTAAATAGTTCATTGACTGAAAATGGAGTTACAGCACTTCTTTGTAGTAGTGATAAAATAGCTATAGGAGCATTAAATTATTGCTATGATAACAATATTAAAACACCTGAAGACATATCAATTGTAGGATTTGGTGATATACAAATAGCTTCTTTAATAAGACCAAAACTTACAACAGTAAAAGAGCCTTTTTATGATATAGGTGCAGTTGCTATAAGAAAGATAATTAAAGAACTATCTAAGGAACCTAGTGAAGAAAAACATATAAAACTGCCTTATCAAATACAAAAAAGAGATAGCTCAAGAAAACTATAG